A genomic segment from Spinacia oleracea cultivar Varoflay chromosome 3, BTI_SOV_V1, whole genome shotgun sequence encodes:
- the LOC110802603 gene encoding F-box/kelch-repeat protein At3g06240-like, translating to MSAKKVEQQEQEIMFPDEVMVDLFSRLPAKSIGRFRCVSKPWKSLLSQPHFTKTRLNRIKNLQIDDEESLVILVSRDSGSLYSAQMKNAHHLVNEITVSATELTVGDHYFDPSSIQMASCDGLILVMDEQNKLLLINPTTREFKVLPSSPDALDPLNWGIGYDSVADDYKVVVISYYTSDYMMYVNVYSVKNNTWKRVENCPFDHPDVEEGKSVVSINGHIYWVADVGDLSIAGFNLEEEEIYDVNFSGYVNSKDTTTTTRNSTDSDESDEPYDCSEECQLDDLVALGGCLCFYPESTSDTCHEMFVAMKEEYDGKECWTRISFNECRSLFRPICLLGRKQKQKQMVLVMDEEDTNEKLMMYNFEEETFKDIVVNGIPESFGVGGSFMESLVSPHCSSEAV from the coding sequence ATGTCTGCCAAAAAAGTCGAACAACAAGAACAAGAGATTATGTTTCCAGATGAGGTCATGGTTGACTTATTCTCAAGGCTACCTGCAAAATCCATTGGTCGATTTCGGTGTGTATCAAAGCCATGGAAATCTCTTCTTTCCCAACCCCACTTCACCAAAACCCGCCTCAACCGAATCAAAAATCTTCAAATTGATGATGAAGAATCACTAGTAATCCTTGTTTCCCGTGATTCCGGCTCACTCTATTCTGCCCAGATGAAAAATGCACACCACCTGGTCAACGAAATCACCGTTTCTGCTACCGAGCTCACAGTTGGTGATCACTATTTTGATCCATCCTCCATTCAAATGGCTTCTTGTGATGGTTTGATCTTAGTTATGGATGAACAAAATAAGTTGCTATTAATAAATCCAACAACAAGGGAGTTTAAGGTATTGCCAAGCTCTCCTGATGCTCTTGATCCTCTTAATTGGGGAATTGGGTATGACTCAGTTGCTGATGATTATAAGGTAGTTGTAATCTCTTATTACACAAGTGATTATATGATGTATGTTAATGTTTATTCAGTCAAAAATAATACTTGGAAGAGAGTTGAGAATTGTCCGTTTGACCATCCAGATGTAGAGGAGGGCAAATCCGTAGTTTCCATTAATGGGCATATCTATTGGGTAGCTGATGTAGGAGACCTTTCTATTGCAGGATTTAATTTAGAGGAAGAAGAGATTTATGATGTAAACTTTTCTGGTTATGTTAATAGTAAGGacactactactactactaggAACTCTACAGACTCTGATGAATCTGATGAACCTTATGATTGCTCCGAAGAGTGTCAACTTGACGACCTGGTGGCACTTGGAGGGTGTCTTTGTTTTTATCCAGAAAGTACTTCAGACACATGTCATGAAATGTTTGTTGCGATGAAGGAAGAATATGATGGCAAGGAATGTTGGACTAGAATCTCATTCAATGAGTGTAGGTCATTGTTTAGGCCTATATGTTTATTGGGGAGGAAACAGAAACAGAAACAGATGGTGTTGGTGATGGATGAGGAGGATACCAATGAGAAATTGATGATGTACAATTTCGAAGAAGAAACTTTTAAGGATATCGTAGTTAATGGCATTCCAGAAAGTTTTGGTGTTGGTGGGAGCTTCATGGAGAGTCTTGTCTCGCCTCATTGCAGTAGCGAAGCTGTCTGA
- the LOC110802602 gene encoding protein HOTHEAD produces the protein MMDLELWKITFTLYGVISLLYSTCYCEKAPNYSFMKPATFAPQVSYFDYIIIGGGTAGCGLAATLSKGARVLLLERGGAPYGNKIVEQMSGFGANLGDSNSDNNLATSTAQPFVSEDGVVSARARVLGGGSAVNAGFYSRASPDYVAKAGWAGSLVNESYAWVEKKVAFKPPMLEFQSAFRDGLVEVGVKPYNGFTYDHIEGTKIGGTIFDHNGKRHTAADLLEYATPDSTVVYLFATVHKIMFQTKGQYSKKPRAHGVIFRDSKGGKHKAYVKAGEMNEIIISAGALGSPQLLMLSGIGPKAHLKEKGIQVLVDQPMVGQGMTDNPMNAVMIPSPNPVEISLIQAVGITDFGTYIEAASGTTFANSIIHSIPAAYKTSNNLQDKDQKTQLYDQKAHEFMNSLADGKLYAGLILEKIKGPISSGHLLLKTKNPSDNPSVTFNYFKEKKDLNRCVKGMETIIKVIKSKSFSQFRFSELSIEGLLTTMLNLPLNRCPKPANDTGTFTTLEQFCKDTVMTIWHYHGGCQVGRVVDKDYKVFNVSGLRVIDGSTLYASPGTNPQATVMMLGRYMGRRILQSRIAASK, from the exons ATGATGGATTTGGAGTTGTGGAAAATTACATTCACTCTATATGGAGTCATTTCTTTGCTCTATTCTACTTGTTATTGCGAAAAAG CTCCAAATTACTCTTTCATGAAACCAGCAACATTTGCACCACAAGTCTCGTATTTTGACTACATCATCATCGGCGGCGGGACGGCAGGTTGCGGTTTAGCAGCCACTCTGTCCAAAGGAGCCCGTGTCCTCCTCCTCGAGCGAGGCGGGGCTCCTTACGGAAACAAAATTGTAGAACAAATGAGTGGCTTTGGAGCCAACCTAGGTGATAGTAACAGTGATAATAACTTGGCCACCTCGACGGCTCAACCTTTTGTGTCCGAGGACGGGGTGGTGAGCGCGCGTGCACGAGTGCTTGGAGGTGGTTCAGCCGTCAATGCAGGGTTCTACAGTCGGGCTAGCCCAGACTATGTAGCCAAGGCTGGATGGGCCGGGTCCTTGGTGAATGAGTCCTATGCATGGGTGGAGAAAAAGGTAGCGTTTAAGCCTCCAATGTTGGAGTTTCAATCAGCTTTTCGAGATGGGTTAGTTGAAGTTGGGGTTAAGCCGTACAACGGGTTCACATATGATCATATAGAAGGGACTAAAATTGGAGGAACTATATTTGATCACAATGGAAAGCGGCACACTGCTGCTGATTTGTTGGAGTATGCAACCCCTGATTCAACTGTTGTTTATTTGTTCGCTACGGTCCATAAGATAATGTTTCAAACCAAAG GGCAATACTCAAAAAAGCCAAGGGCTCATGGAGTAATATTCAGGGACTCAAAGGGAGGAAAGCACAAAGCATATGTAAAAGCAGGAGAAATGAATGAGATAATAATATCAGCAGGTGCATTAGGAAGTCCACAGTTGTTGATGTTAAGTGGAATTGGGCCAAAAGCCCATTTAAAAGAAAAAGGGATTCAAGTGTTAGTGGACCAGCCAATGGTGGGCCAAGGCATGACTGATAATCCAATGAATGCTGTGATGATCCCTTCACCAAATCCTGTTGAAATTTCTTTAATACAAGCTGTTGGTATCACTGACTTTGGTACTTACATTGAAGCTGCTAGTGGTACTACCTTTGCCAATTCCATTATTCATTCTATTCCTGCTGCTTACAAG ACTTCAAACAACCTGCAAGACAAAGACCAGAAGACACAATTATATGATCAAAAAGCACATGAATTCATGAACTCATTAGCAGATGGGAAATTATATGCTGGCCTAATTCTTGAGAAAATTAAAGGACCAATTTCTTCAGGACACTTATTACTTAAGACCAAAAACCCAAGTGACAACCCTTCAGTCACATTCAACTACTTCAAAGAAAAGAAGGACCTCAACAGATGTGTTAAAGGGATGGAGACCATAATCAAGGTGATTAAATCAAAATCATTCTCCCAATTCAGATTTTCTGAATTATCGATCGAAGGTCTCTTAACCACAATGCTTAATCTCCCCCTTAATCGGTGTCCAAAGCCGGCCAATGACACCGGAACATTCACAACACTTGAACAATTCTGTAAGGATACTGTTATGACAATATGGCATTATCATGGAGGTTGTCAAGTTGGTAGGGTGGTTGATAAGGATTATAAGGTTTTCAATGTTAGTGGTTTAAGAGTTATTGATGGATCAACTTTGTATGCCTCTCCTGGGACTAATCCACAGGCTACTGTCATGATGCTTGGAAG ATACATGGGAAGAAGGATTCTTCAAAGCAGGATTGCTGCCTCAAAGTAG
- the LOC130470062 gene encoding uncharacterized protein, which translates to MPPPKNLLHFMPLPGQKLKSVVVAEPPPVDQPLIEEDIIPSPLKPSAASGIEIQDITEVMEAIEADFVPGLVVPEVAEEKESADLPFEREKSPDKEMIDLSGPEAAVPEVQKEVPSAGEEEQPEQGLTRKRRHSTLGSTSTSALDRLIHADPCSDVPLKRIPEEVRETMARYARAPILGEDPLAHVGSLKAGQLLSELTELKQLYLRYSREARESAEKIGTEEMKSKFEAADKEHKEAELRLHHFVQHRELIQQQADKVPVLRLKLREKDDYIRKLEQERARAQKATSEGDTTAGGSSKDAPLGAAPETPKS; encoded by the exons ATGCCTCCTCCTAAgaatcttcttcacttcatgcccttgccggggcagaagttaaagagtgtggtggttgctgaaccgccgcccgtggatcagccgctgatcgaggaagatatcatccCCTCTCCCCTGAAACCATCTGCTGCTTCGGGGATCgaaatccaggatatcaccgaggtgatggaggcgattgaagccgattTTGTTCCTGGTTTGGTTGTCCCTGAGGTAGCTGAGGAGAAGGAGTCTGCTGATCTTCCCTTCGAGAGAGAGAAGAGTCCAGACAAGGAGATGATAGATCTCTCGGGCCCCGAAGCTGCGGTCCCCGAGGTTCAGAAGGAGGTTCCCTCTGCTggagaggaggagcagcccgagcaaggtttgacgaggaagaggcgccactcaactttgggctctacttctacctcggccctggataggctgatccatgctgatccctgttcggatgttccgctaAAACGGATCCCCGAAGAAGTAAGGGAGACGATGGCTCGATATGCTAGGGCTCCGATTTTGGGAGAGGACCCCTTGGCCCACGTGGGATCCTTG aaggctgggcaactcCTCTCCGAGCTTACGGAACTCAAGCAGCTGTACCTTCGTTATAGTCGCGAGGCTAGAGAGTCTGCTGAGAAGATCGGGACCGAG GAGATGAAGTCTAAATTTGAAGCGGCCGACAAGGAGCATAAAGAGGCGGAGTTAAGGCTCCACCATTTTGTCCAGCATCGGGAGCTGATCCAGCAGCAAGCTGATAAGGTGCCTGTCCTTCGGCTGAagcttcgggaaaaggatgactATATTCGGAAGCTGGAGCAGGAGCGA gctcgggcccagaaggccaCTTCCGAgggtgatactactgctgggggttcttcgaaggatgctcccctgggGGCCGCTCCTGAGACTCCTAAGAGTTAG
- the LOC110779528 gene encoding uncharacterized protein, giving the protein MQRTLVIQSKKEIKKEGNKETSQNKAKDMIFLRHHLHKDLKIEYLTVKDPQILWSNLKEMYDHQKTVILPKARYDWLHLRLQDFKSVSEYNSVMFRITSQLKLCGEKITDAEMLEKTYSTFHANNIVLQTQYHEKEFKKYSELISCLLVAEQNNELLMKNHESRPTGSTPFPEANATSHNGKKISCQQ; this is encoded by the coding sequence ATGCAAAGGACCTTGGTGATACAATcaaagaaagaaataaagaaagaaggaaataaagAAACAAGTCAAAACAAAGCTAAAGATATGATATTTCTTCGCCATCACCTCCATAAGGATCTTAAGATTGAGTACTTGACTGTAAAAGACCCACAAATCCTTTGGAGTAATCTCAAGGAGATGTATGACCACCAGAAAACTGTGATATTGCCTAAAGCTCGTTATGATTGGTTACATTTAAGACTACAAGACTTTAAGTCTGTAAGTGAATATAACTCAGTCATGTTCAGAATTACTTCACAATTGAAGTTATGTGGAGAGAAAATTACTGATGCAGAAATGTTAGAGAAAACATATTCTACCTTTCACGCAAATAACATTGTCCTGCAGACACAATACCATGAAAAGGAATTTAAGAAATATTCTGAACTTATATCTTGTCTCCTTGTGGCTGAGCAAAATAATGAGCTATTAATGAAAAATCATGAATCACGTCCGACTGGTTCTACTCCATTCCCTGAAGCGAATGCGACATCTCATAATGGGAAAAAAATATCATGCCAACAATAG